GACAGCACTTTTGATTATCAACATAAGCATGAAGGTTGAGTaatatgaatcacattgaaGACATTCTGGCTTGCAGATATCTTGAAGTTCGATCTACCTTTGTTGTGTTCTATGATGCTCAGGCCCATTTTGATAGTTTTGGGCTTGGGTTCCTTGTTTGAGAACCTCTGACTATACTCGAGTGTTTAGTCTCtgtacttgtgacaaatttcatAGACAACGATGATGAATAAGCTTTGAAAGATGCCACCTATCTGTGAAATGAACTTATCTCTCTATGTTCTCCTTTAAAATCCCATTTAATGGCGCCTGATGGAATGGCTAATTCAAGTAAGTTTCTGACTTGAGGTCTTTTGAATTTAGCAGCTCATAATTTGGACTTGTTTGAACTTACAAAAATGAGCTATTCGTAAATTTGCTTCTCGAAATTTTTGCTGATAAATACATGCGATTTTAGCTTGAGTAATTGTGTTGCTGTCAACTGTTTTTTCGAGGGGATAATAGACTAGTATAGTGTTTACTAATTGTTGTGTTTGGTGCTTTTTCACATGTGTTTATCAGTGAGTCATCTGTagtttattgaaaatgaaaagtgacTTAAGTTTTTTAAAGAAGTTTTTCCATAGTCATCACTTATCGTTGTTTATTGCTCTTTCTTGTTAGCTTCAGTAATGAGAGTTTCTTTTCCACCTGGTGCAGGATGAAAGTGAAGAGAATGCGAATGATGCTGAGTTGGTAAAGCGCCTGAACAAGCAGAGACAGCGAGCAATTGCTGCTGTTCATAGAGGAGGGAAGACCATTGCTTCTAGAAATTCTTACAAGGACAAAGGTGGAAGGTCATCTCACaattccaaaattcaaaaacaattaAGCTCCCGGTATTGCACTTGGAAGAATTCAGCAGCATATAGGGGCTGGAGGAAGGTGTGAGTTTAAGACTTCGTATTATAGCATATTTCACTAGGGAAGATAAAGGAGATTTTTGTGTATTGGAAGTATAGATAGGTGGCTATTTTGCTGCAGAATATGTGTAATAGTCAGTTACTGTAATGATGTTTATGTAATAGTCAGTTACAGtatcaaaagaaaagccacACGTGCAATTTTGTACAGAAATAGGAACCCCTTCTAATATGTTGGTCATTACTTGTCATATGGAGATTGTGTGCTATTAATTTGTTATTTGCTGCTACTCGTTGATGTAGTCATCTTCCAAAGGTTTCAATCTTTTTGAAGAGTTGTGCTGACTGTTAAGGATATGTAAGCTTTGTGGAGAAAACTTTGGCATGTACTGATATCctgtatttttctattgcaGTCTGTGGAATGAATGAGGAAAGAGatggaaagatttgatcatgaaagaaggaaggaagaagaaaggttgaTGTGTGAACAGCAGATAGAGGAGGAGAGATTGCTACGTGAGCAAAGGCGTTAATCAGAGTGACGGGAGAAGTATTTACAGAAAGAATCTATTAAGGTaagtattt
This region of Eucalyptus grandis isolate ANBG69807.140 chromosome 8, ASM1654582v1, whole genome shotgun sequence genomic DNA includes:
- the LOC120286685 gene encoding uncharacterized protein LOC120286685 → MDKFVEEEKDQDICYDDEEDSAGRDETIMSDVDSLHLLDQPGHIVEGNEEEIKENRQRCEGQLSKPWCEGYFNEDESEENANDAELVKRLNKQRQRAIAAVHRGGKTIASRNSYKDKGGRSSHNSKIQKQLSSRYCTWKNSAAYRGWRKSVE